A genomic stretch from Bos javanicus breed banteng chromosome 3, ARS-OSU_banteng_1.0, whole genome shotgun sequence includes:
- the PER2 gene encoding period circadian protein homolog 2 isoform X2, producing MDGCADHTPSPSDPSKEPAEPWASQAALQEDVDMSGGSSGNETSENGSTGRDSQGSDCGDSGRELGLLVGPPGSLQGPETFGLMMAKSEHHLSTSGCSSEQSTKADAHKELIKTLKELKVHLPADRKAKGKASTLATLKYALRSVKQVKANEEYYQLLMSSENHPCSTHVPSYTVHEIEGITSEFIMKNVDMFVAAVSLVTGKTLYISDQVASIFHCKRDAFYNAKFVEFLAPHDVSVFHSSTTPYKLPPWSDRRQADSFTQECMEEKSFFCRVSVGKSHESEIHYHPFRMTPYLAQVCERQGAESQLCCVLLAERVHSGYEAPRIPPEKRIFTTTHSPNCLFQDVDQRAVPLLGYLPQDLIETPVLVRLHPSDRPLMLAIHKKIVQSGGQPFDYSPLRFRARNGEYITLDTSWSSFINPWSRKISFIIGRHRVRLGPLNEDVFSAPPGLEEKAPQPGVQELTEQIHRLLLQPVPHSGSSGYGSLGSNGSHEHLMSQTSSSDSAGQEDPRRRRAETCKNGNKAKSKSHYPDESGEQKSKPASEMQSGSPTPMKAAAAVEKDSSGASLPEATPPEELACRDPPAGSYQQISCLDSVIRYLESCSEAATLKRKCEFPASLPTPQASDKRQALAGPGPHATEAASPSPVKSRTDASARLPSPPLPGRAQSVGSLGSQCSYSSTIVHVGDKKLPPELEPLGDAAASRPESLECPAGPALPCGLSQDQEAFRKLGLTKEVLAAHTQKEEQSFLLRFREIRKLHVFQSRCHHYRQERSKGHLSNRTAPGLRNTPGIDSSWKKTGKNRKLKSKRVKPHDSSGSTGSGGPAPQRPPLVGLNTTAWSLSDTSQSSCPAMPFPGPVPAYSLPLFPAPGIVTAPGTVATGSGAAHTDLAVPVDAQQVLRVHPPPFASPLAPVMALVLPGCSFSPVTPALPPAFFPGQLNFVSEMPPASQPEFFPDRTSTPKQPRPCAPAERGPPALRVATPGTPPLAAGPPDRTSPALFQSRGSSPLQLNLMQLEEAPEGTAAATGAVGTVGAGTDCKPGSSWDWQPKSPPTCKEPADAPNSDALSSSSGLLRLLLHGDLCSATGSALARSQASATSCSLGSGSLGCDASGSRPGSSHTSHTSRYFGSSDSSENNPGAAVRAAVGGPERLLRCVLQDPVWLLADDTDDSVRMTYQMPARDLDTVLQEDREKLKALQRLQPRFTDAQKQELQDVHPWMRLGGVPTAIDVAGCVYCENEGEDNLCVSYEEDIPTPGLSEVTETKEEESRPPRGPETNGRRNPLPQGSSAASEVR from the exons ATGGATGGCTGCGCCGACCACACACCCAGCCCCAGCGACCCATCCAAGGAGCCCGCAGAGCCCTGGGCCAGCCAAGCTGCCCTCCAGGAGGACGTGGACATGAGCGGTGGCTCAAGCGGGAACGAGACCAGTGAGAACGGCTCGACGGGGCGGGACTCGCAGGGCAGCGACTGTGGCGACAGCGGCCGGGAGCTGGGGCTGCTGGTGGGGCCACCGGGCTCTCTCCAGGG tcCAGAAACCTTTGGCCTGATGATGGCGAAGTCTGAGCACCACCTGTCCACCAGCGGCTGCAG CAGCGAGCAGTCCACCAAAGCCGATGCCCACAAAGAGCTCATCAAAACGCTGAAGGAGCTGAAGGTCCACCTCCCCGCGGACAGGAAGGCCAAGGGGAAGGCCAGCACCTTGGCGACCCTCAAGTACGCCCTGAGGAGCGTGAAGCAGGTGAAAG CCAATGAGGAGTACTACCAGCTGCTGATGTCCAGCGAGAACCACCCTTGCAGCACCCACGTGCCCTCCTACACCGTGCACGAGATTGAGGGCATCACCTCCGAGTTCATCATGAAGAACGTG GACATGTTCGTGGCCGCTGTGTCCCTGGTGACCGGGAAGACCCTGTACATCTCTGACCAAGTGGCCTCCATCTTTCACTGCAAGAGGGACGCCTTCTACAATGCCAAGTTTGTGGAGTTCTTGGCGCCCCATGACGTGAGCGTGTTCCATAGCTCCACCACACCGTACAAGCTGCCGCCCTGGAGTGACCGCCGCCAAGCAG ACTCTTTTACTCAAGAATGCATGGAGGAGAAGTCTTTCTTCTGCCGAGTCAG CGTCGGCAAAAGCCACGAGAGCGAGATCCACTACCACCCGTTCCGCATGACGCCCTACCTGGCCCAGGTGTGCGAGCGGCAGGGCGCCGagagccagctgtgctgcgtgctGCTGGCAGAGAGAGTGCACTCGGGCTACGAAG ccCCTAGAATCCCTCCTGAAAAGAGAATTTTTACAACCACACATTCGCCAAATTGTCTGTTCCAGGACGTGGACCAAAG GGCCGTCCCTCTCCTGGGCTACCTGCCCCAGGACCTGATTGAGACACCCGTGCTCGTGCGGCTGCACCCCAGCGACAGGCCCCTGATGCTCGCCATCCACAAGAAGA TTGTGCAGTCTGGGGGCCAGCCCTTCGACTACTCCCCTCTCCGGTTCCGCGCCCGAAACGGGGAGTACATCACGCTGGACACCAGCTGGTCAAGCTTCATcaatccctggagcaggaagatcTCCTTCATCATTGGGAGGCACAGAGTGAGGCT GGGGCCTCTGAACGAGGACGTGTTCTCTGCCCCGCCGGGTCTGGAGGAAAAGGCCCCGCAGCCCGGTGTCCAGGAGCTCACAGAGCAGATCCACCGGCTGCTGCTGCAG CCCGTGCCCCACAGCGGCTCCAGCGGCTACGGGAGCCTGGGCAGCAACGGGTCCCACGAGCATCTCATGAGCCAGACCTCCTCCAGCGACAGCGCCGGCCAGGAGGACCCCCGCCGGAGGAGAGCC gAAACTTGTAAAAATGGTAACAAGGCCAAAAGCAAAAGTCACTACCCTGATGAATCTGGAGAACAAAAGAGCAAGCCTGCTTCAG AAATGCAGAGCGGTTCCCCGACTCCGATGAAAGCTGCTGCGGCTGTGGAGAAGGACAGCTCTGGGGCCAGCCTGCCCGAGGCCACCCCTCCCGAGGAGCTGGCCTGCAGGGACCCGCCGGCCGGCTCCTACCAGCAGATCAGCTGCCTGGACAGCGTCATCAG GTACCTGGAGAGCTGCAGCGAGGCAGCCACCCTGAAGAGGAAGTGTGAGTTCCCTGCGAGCCTCCCCACGCCCCAGGCCAGCGACAAACGCCAGGCCCTCGCGGGCCCTGGGCCACACGCCACAG AGGCAGCATCGCCCTCGCCAGTGAAGAGCCGCACGGACGCGAGCGCACGCCTGCCGTCGCCGCCGCTGCCCGGCAGGGCGCAGAGCGTGGGGTCCCTCGGCAGCCAGTGCAGCTACAGCAGCACCATCGTCCACGTGGGCGACAAGAAGCTGCCGCCGGAGCTCG AGCCGCTGGGAGATGCTGCTGCAAGCAGGCCCGAGTCTCTGGAGTGCCCGGCGGGCCCCGCGCTGCCCTGCGGCCTCAGCCAGGACCAGGAGGCCTTCCGGAAGCTGGGCCTCACCAAGGAGGTGCTGGCCGCCCACACCCAGAAGGAGGAACAGAGCTTCCTGCTGCGGTTCCGGGAAATCAGGAAACTCCACGTTTTCCAGTCTCGCTGCCATCATTATCGGCAAGAAAGGTCCAAGGGGCACTTGAGCAACAGAA CTGCTCCCGGACTAAGAAATACCCCTGGAATAGACTCCTCTTGGAAAAAAACCGGAAAAAACCGAAAACTGAAGTCCAAACGTGTCAAGCCTCACGACTCCTCTGGCAGCACCGGGTCTGGGGGGCCGGCGCCCCAGCGCCCCCCACTGGTTGGCCTGAACACCACGGCCTGGTCCCTGTCGGACACGTCACAGTCCAGCTGCCCAGCGATGCCCTTCCCTGGCCCGGTGCCAGCCTACTCCCTGCCCTTGTTTCCAGCCCCGGGAATAGTGACCGCACCAGGGACCGTGGCCACAGGGTCCGGGGCTGCCCACACCGACCTCGCGGTGCCCGTGGATGCCCAGCAGGTGCTCAGGGTCCATCCCCCACCGTTCGCCAGCCCCTTGGCCCCGGTCATGGCGTTGGTCTTACCCGGCTGCTCCTTCTCCCCAGTGACCCCAGCCTTGCCCCCAGCCTTCTTCCCAGGCCAGCTGAACTTTGTGTCTGAGATGCCTCCTGCCTCACAGCCTGAGTTCTTCCCCGATCGGACCTCAACCCCCAAACAGCCACGCCCGTGTGCCCCGGCGGAGCGAGGGCCGCCCGCGTTGCGCGTGGCCACCCCAGGAACCCCGCCCCTGGCCGCCGGGCCCCCAGACAGGACCTCCCCGGCGCTCTTCCAGTCCCGCGGAAGCTCACCGCTGCAGCTCAACCTGATGCAGCTGGAGGAGGCCCCTGAGGGCACCGCGGCAGCCACAGGAGCTGTGGGGACCGTGGGTGCAGGCACTGACTGCAAGCCTGGCTCGTCCTGGGACTGGCAGCCCAAGTCACCTCCGACC TGCAAGGAGCCAGCAGATGCCCCAAACAGCGACGCCCTGTCCTCGTCCAGCGGCCTGCTCCGCCTGCTGCTGCATGGGGATCTCTGCTCGGCCACGGGCTCTGCACTTGCCAGGAGCCAGGCCTCTGCCACCTCCTGTTCCCTGGGCTCAGGTTCCCTGGGCTGCGATGCGTCCGGAAGCAGGCCAG GCAGCAGCCACACGAGTCACACCAGCAGGTATTTCGGAAGCTCGGACTCTTCGGAGAATAACCCCGGAGCAGCAGTGAGGGCAGCAGTGGGCGGGCCTGAGCGCCTGCTCAGGTGTGTCTTGCAGGACCCCGTCTGGCTGCTGGCGGACGACACGGACGACAGCGTCAGGATGACCTACCAGATGCCCGCACG AGACTTAGATACAGTCCTGCAGGAGGACAGGGAGAAGCTGAAGGCGCTGCAGAGGCTCCAGCCCAGGTTCACGGACGCGCAGAAGCAGGAGCTGCAGGACGTCCACCCATGGATGCGGTTGGGCGGCGTGCCCACGGCCATCGACGTGGCG